TGGCCCGCGAGCTGGCCAGCCGCACGATTACGGTGAACGCCGTGGCTCCGGGCTACATTGAGACGCCGATGACGGCGGTCCTGACCGACGAGCAGCGCATGGCGATGATGGGGCAGGTGCCGCTGGCGAGGCCGGGCACCGACAAGGAGATTGCGGCGGCGGTGGCGTTTCTGGCCTCGGAGAGCGCAGCGTACATCACCGGCCACACGCTGGACGTAAACGGCGGCATGTACATGAATTAGTACTTCGTACCATTCTCGGGGGTACTTCGTACCGTTCTCGGGGCGGTATGGGTGAGTTAGCAGTATGGGGCCTTCCGTTGGTCGGCAGCGAGCATTGTTTGTTTCCGACCAACGGGAGGACCACGCGAAGCAGTAAAAAGGCGTGTAAACGCCCGCCCGCCGCGCAGGCGGCCCGTCCGGCAGGACAGGTTTGTGGCAGAAACTAGGTCGGGCCTTCAGCCCTTGTCTTGCCTTTATGCCTGGTCACCTAGGGCGTTGCCCTAGTCTGGTATAGAGTGCGCCTTCAGCGCTTTCCGGAGCACCCGGATATTGCGGCTTCCAAGAAAATATGCGGATATAGCTCATGATCGTCATTCGAGAGGCGTCAGGAGCAGTCGAAGTCGAGTGGGTGCGGGCACTGATGCGGGATTACGCCGCATATCTGGCCGGGGGACCTGCGGGAATCTGCATTGAGGGCTTCGAGGCAGAACTGGCTTCTCTGCCGGGTGCTTATTCCTCACCCTCCGGAACTCTGCTGGTCGCGCTGCGTGATGGAACGCCGGTCGGATGCTGCGCGATCAAGCCGATTCGGGTGCAATCCGCCGCTCCGGATGAGCGTAGCTGCGAGATGAAGCGGCTCTGGGTAGCCCCCGAGGCTCGCGGGCTGGGGTTGGGACGGCGGCTGGTCGACCGAGCTGTGGAGTGGGCTCGCGCGGCCGGATACACGGCTCTCTACCTCGACACCGCGCCCGCCGCGATGCCCGAGGCCAATCGGCTCTACGGCGCGATGGGGTTCGTCGAGATCGACCGCTTCAACGACAATCCCGTGCCGGGAATCGTCTTCTTCCGCCTGCAACTGGGACGATAATTTACTTATTAGTCATTACCTTAAGAGACAATAACAAGCGTGGTTCCAACAGGAGCCCCTACCTCAAGTATCGGTTGAGGTTTCCATTGCCAGGAACCTTTCCCGGTACGGTATTTCCTTGTGGTCAATCACTTAGGGCTTGCTTCCTGTTCCCGACATAGTTACTTTGTGGTCAATGGCTGATATGCAAATAGTTCCTTCCGTGCAGGCCGAGGCGTCCGTGAAGTCGATCTCGATGAATATTGGTGGCACGATTCGCGACTATCGCCTGCAAAAGGGGATGTCGCAGGGTGATATCGAAAAACGAACCGGCCTGCTGCGCTGCTACCTCTCGCGCGTGGAGAACGGTCACACCGTCCCGTCGCTGGAGACGTTGCAGAAGATCGCGGGCGCACTGGACTTGCAGCTCTCGCAGTTCTTTGCCGAGGACCCGGTGGGCCGGGAGGTCTCGTCGCTGAACCTGAGCGAGGAGCAGATCCGCTTCCTGACGCAGGTGCAGCGCTACTCGGCGCACCTGTCGGACAGCGACCGTCGGCTGCTGCTGGCGATGGTGAGGAAGTTCGCCTCCAGCTCGATGAGCTAGCACTTCGTGCCGCTCTCGGGGCTGTATGGGGAAATGATCTTCTGAGGGCCTCCCGTTGGTCGGCAGCGAACATCTTTTCCCGACCAGCGGGAAGATGGCGCGACTTAGCCCAAGTTGGCGATCCAGTAACCGAAGAGCGACAAGATAAAGGCCGCGAAGGCGAAAGTGAGCTTCTGCCGGGCCAGGTAGCGGCTGCGTCCGGCGGTCATGCGAGGCAGCAGTCCGGGGCCGAGGGCCAGCCCGCAGAGAAAGCCGCCGATGTGGGCGGAGTTGTCGATCCGGATGAAGCCGGAGTAGATGGCCGAGCCCAGGATCGTGCCGCCGCCGATGAGCAGGTTGATCCCGGCAAAGCGGATGACCGAGGTGCGCAGGCGGCGCAGCTCCTCCCACGGGATGGGCAGCCTGCGATTGGAGAGCAACACAATGAGGATGCCCGCAATGCCGAAGACGGCTCCCGAGGCTCCCGCGCCGACCGAAACCTCAAGCCCGGCGTGGTTCCAGAGCGCCATAAAGATATCCCACGCGACCGAGAGCAGGTTGCCCGCGACGCCCGTGAGGATGTAGACCGCGATGAGGCCGAAGGGGCCGAGCAGCGGCTCGCCCAGCAGGCCGAGGTTCCAGAGGCACCACATGTTGGTGGCGATGTGGAGGATGCCGATGTGGACGAAGGTGGCGGTGACCAGGCGGAACCACTCGCCCTCGCCGACGACCAGCGCGGGCGAGTTGGCGCCGTAGTGGAGCAGCTGCTCGGGCGTGGGGCTGGTGATCGAGACGCCGTGCAGGACCATCCATAGGAAGACGGCGATGTTGATGCCGAGCAGAAGGTAGGTTCCGGGGGCAGAGAGGGGGTTCCACTCGGAGCGCTCGGCGCGAGCGGGCGGCTCGGCCAGGGCGTACTGAGCGGGGAGAATCTCGGGCTCCGCGGAGTCATGCATCAGCTTCAAGGATAGGGCACTTCGGGCCGTTCTCGATGCGGTATGGGCGAATTAACTGTGTAGGGCCTCCCGTTGGTCGGCAGGAAGATTCCCCTTGCCGACTAACGGAAGGCCCTCAGAAACTAATTTCCCGATACCGCCCGAAGTACTTAGGCGTGGCGGCGGGCGAGGCGCTCGCGCAGCTCGGATGGCAGGCGCTGCTGGACGATGCCGCCCAGGAAGCCGGGCAGCGGGGTGGCAATGGCGACCAGCGTCCACAGAACCGAAGAGAAGAGCAGGCCGGCGATGGCGACGGCCTCGAGCGAGATGGCGATGGCAGTCTGGCGCAGGTGTACGTGCAGCGCGCCGACGTGGGTGATTAGCTCGATCCGGCGAATGACCACGGCGGCGAGCAGGAAGGCGAGGATCGAGAGCGTGCTCACCGAGAGAAGGAGCACGTCGATGGTGCGGGCGATGCGCTGGCGGTGGCGGCAGTGGCTGCAATCGGCCAGGTGAGACTCGTAGTCGGTGCGCATCTCGGGCGAGAGGCTGGAGATGTCGTAGCGCCAGCCGGAGAGGATCGCGCCGACGACGTGATCGGTGCAAGCATCGTGGAGGGTTTTCCTCGATTTG
This is a stretch of genomic DNA from Granulicella sp. WH15. It encodes these proteins:
- a CDS encoding GNAT family N-acetyltransferase, whose protein sequence is MIVIREASGAVEVEWVRALMRDYAAYLAGGPAGICIEGFEAELASLPGAYSSPSGTLLVALRDGTPVGCCAIKPIRVQSAAPDERSCEMKRLWVAPEARGLGLGRRLVDRAVEWARAAGYTALYLDTAPAAMPEANRLYGAMGFVEIDRFNDNPVPGIVFFRLQLGR
- a CDS encoding helix-turn-helix transcriptional regulator translates to MADMQIVPSVQAEASVKSISMNIGGTIRDYRLQKGMSQGDIEKRTGLLRCYLSRVENGHTVPSLETLQKIAGALDLQLSQFFAEDPVGREVSSLNLSEEQIRFLTQVQRYSAHLSDSDRRLLLAMVRKFASSSMS
- a CDS encoding rhomboid family intramembrane serine protease; translated protein: MHDSAEPEILPAQYALAEPPARAERSEWNPLSAPGTYLLLGINIAVFLWMVLHGVSITSPTPEQLLHYGANSPALVVGEGEWFRLVTATFVHIGILHIATNMWCLWNLGLLGEPLLGPFGLIAVYILTGVAGNLLSVAWDIFMALWNHAGLEVSVGAGASGAVFGIAGILIVLLSNRRLPIPWEELRRLRTSVIRFAGINLLIGGGTILGSAIYSGFIRIDNSAHIGGFLCGLALGPGLLPRMTAGRSRYLARQKLTFAFAAFILSLFGYWIANLG